The window GACCTCGGGCTGGCCGAGCTTCGCGTGCTCCACAGCGATGCGGAGGGTGCACGCCATTGCCGTCTCGCAGCCGCCGCCGAGTGCAAAGCCGTTGATCGCCGCGACCACGGGCTTGCCAAGGTTTTCGATCAAATCGAGCACGTCTTGCCCTGCACGGCTCGACTGCTCGGCTTCGATCGCGCTCGCGTGCGCAAGCTCGCCGATGTCGGCGCCGGCGATGAACGCCTTGTCGCCCGCGCCGGTGAGAATGACGCCGCGCACGGCAGCGTCCTCGCGCGCATCTTCGAAAGCCGTTCGCAGGTCCTTCCAAGTCTGCGTGTTCAGGGCGTTGAGCACCTTGGGGCGGTTCACGGTCACGTACGCGATCGCGTCGCGCTTTTCGTACAGGACGTTTTCGAGCGTCACTGATTCCTCCTTTAAATTGTTATGTACTACTACATGTGAAGATGCGGGTGTCGTGATTTCCGATGACATGTTGAGTTTTCCTTCTGGTTTGCGCGCGGGCGAAACGTGCGCCGGCTCGCTTGCGGAATCAGATAATTCAGTTCAATTTGCTAAATTTTTCTGCGCAACTCGAGCAGCCCGAGCAGGACCTCATCGCGCTCTGCCTCCAGCTCCTCGATGGAGCGCGATCCGGCCTCCGCGTGGACGCTGTCGATGAGCTTCTTCTGAACCTCGGGCGTGAGC is drawn from Trinickia violacea and contains these coding sequences:
- a CDS encoding enoyl-CoA hydratase-related protein — protein: MTLENVLYEKRDAIAYVTVNRPKVLNALNTQTWKDLRTAFEDAREDAAVRGVILTGAGDKAFIAGADIGELAHASAIEAEQSSRAGQDVLDLIENLGKPVVAAINGFALGGGCETAMACTLRIAVEHAKLGQPEVKLGLLPGGGGTQRLPRLIGKGRALQLILSAEVISAQEAWRIGLVNEVVAAADLIPRAQAILKTIASNAPIAVKLSLEAVNKGLNTGQSEGLALEASYFGLCAGTDDKREGTSAFLEKRAPQFMGR